In the Syntrophales bacterium genome, one interval contains:
- the lysA gene encoding diaminopimelate decarboxylase, which translates to MHYFEYSNNELHCEYVPISAIAESQGTPFYLYSLKTLRRHYQVFDQAFAGMPHLVCFAAKANSNIAVLRALINEGGGVDVVSGGELFRALTAGADPKKIVYSGVGKRRDEISYALDAGILMFNVESSQELELINTVAGQKGAKAPIALRVNPDVDPLTHPHISTGLKENKFGIDIGHSIGEYRRARELSNLEIIGVDCHIGSQILNIRPFLEAMDSLKDLIGLLRQEGIDIRYLDIGGGLGIAYDQETPPHPRDYARVVSEKARDTGCTLILEPGRVIVGNAGILVTRVLYTKYGSHKNFIIVDAGMNDLIRPSLYDSYHQILPVLEKEREPVVADIVGPICESSDYFVKDRKVPRFDQGDLVAVMSAGAYGFTMASNYNSRPRAAELLVSGSAVEVIKKRETYQDLIRGESIPERLSRHGTETVQGSGLPVMETGGKK; encoded by the coding sequence ATGCACTACTTCGAATATTCCAACAATGAACTGCACTGTGAATACGTTCCTATTTCGGCTATTGCCGAGTCACAGGGGACGCCCTTCTACCTCTACAGCCTGAAAACGCTCAGACGTCACTACCAGGTGTTCGATCAGGCCTTCGCCGGCATGCCCCACCTGGTCTGTTTTGCCGCGAAGGCGAATTCGAATATCGCTGTTTTGAGAGCCTTGATCAATGAAGGTGGCGGAGTTGATGTCGTCTCCGGGGGAGAACTGTTCCGGGCCCTGACGGCCGGGGCGGATCCGAAAAAAATAGTCTATTCAGGCGTGGGCAAGCGCCGCGATGAAATCAGCTACGCCCTTGACGCGGGCATTCTCATGTTTAACGTCGAATCGTCGCAGGAGTTGGAGCTGATAAACACCGTGGCCGGTCAAAAGGGAGCAAAAGCGCCCATAGCCCTTCGGGTCAACCCGGACGTGGATCCGCTGACACACCCCCACATATCGACAGGCCTGAAGGAAAACAAGTTCGGCATCGACATCGGGCACTCCATCGGGGAGTATCGCCGGGCTCGGGAGCTGAGCAACCTGGAGATCATCGGTGTCGATTGCCATATCGGCTCGCAGATCCTGAACATCAGGCCCTTTCTCGAGGCCATGGACAGCCTGAAGGACCTCATAGGGCTTCTGCGACAGGAAGGTATTGACATTCGTTATCTGGACATCGGCGGCGGTCTGGGCATTGCCTATGATCAGGAAACGCCGCCCCACCCCCGCGACTATGCCCGTGTGGTGTCTGAAAAAGCCCGTGATACAGGGTGCACTCTCATCCTGGAACCCGGCAGGGTCATTGTCGGTAACGCGGGAATCCTGGTCACCAGGGTACTTTATACCAAGTATGGGAGCCACAAGAACTTTATCATCGTCGACGCGGGAATGAACGACCTGATACGCCCCAGTCTCTACGATTCGTATCACCAGATACTGCCGGTACTGGAAAAAGAGAGGGAGCCTGTTGTCGCCGACATCGTGGGACCTATTTGCGAATCAAGCGATTATTTTGTAAAAGACAGAAAAGTGCCCCGTTTCGACCAGGGCGACTTGGTGGCCGTCATGAGCGCGGGCGCCTACGGGTTCACCATGGCGTCGAACTATAATTCCCGGCCCCGGGCAGCGGAATTGCTCGTCAGCGGAAGCGCCGTGGAGGTTATAAAAAAGCGTGAAACCTACCAGGACCTGATAAGGGGAGAGTCTATACCCGAACGCCTGAGCAGGCATGGGACGGAGACGGTTCAGGGTTCCGGGTTACCGGTAATGGAAACAGGAGGAAAAAAATAA
- the argH gene encoding argininosuccinate lyase, translating into MTKSKPGPGAKPWGGRFKEATDSNVEAFTTSIHFDRRLFRYDIEGSIAHAMMLARRKIITDDECREIVAGLEAILNEMEAGTFVFKPEREDIHMAVEAALIERIGEAGEKLHTGRSRNDQVALDMRLYLRDEIGSVTDLLGRLNQTLLVRAKEEIDTVMPGYTHMQKAQPVLLSHYLLAYREMFARDDERFRSCLGRVNVMPLGSAALAGTSIPIDRHFVAQQLGFPAITANSMDAVSDRDGAAEFLFAAALTMTHLSRFCEDLIFWSSDHVGFVEMADSYTTGSSIMPQKKNPDVAELVRGKTGRVVGNLVALLTVLKGLPMTYNRDLQEDKEPLFDTADTLKSSLAVFEGLLATLVFRRDRMFEEAGGGYSTATDVAEYLVTQGVPFRKAHNIVGRLVGYCLENKKEFHDLTLDEISMFHDPVDDAILGYFSARKSPDRRSTPGGTAREAVLQRIREIGEDNET; encoded by the coding sequence ATGACTAAGAGCAAGCCCGGACCGGGAGCCAAACCCTGGGGAGGACGATTCAAGGAGGCCACCGACAGTAATGTTGAAGCATTCACGACGTCGATCCACTTCGATCGCCGCCTCTTCCGGTATGACATAGAGGGAAGTATCGCCCACGCGATGATGCTGGCCCGCCGGAAGATCATCACCGATGACGAGTGCAGGGAAATAGTGGCGGGCCTCGAGGCCATTCTCAACGAAATGGAGGCGGGAACCTTTGTTTTTAAACCCGAACGTGAGGACATTCACATGGCCGTGGAGGCGGCCCTGATTGAACGGATCGGAGAGGCCGGGGAAAAACTTCATACAGGGCGCAGCAGGAACGATCAGGTGGCACTGGATATGCGGCTTTACCTGCGGGATGAGATCGGATCCGTCACGGATCTGCTGGGGCGCCTGAATCAGACCCTTCTCGTCCGGGCCAAGGAAGAAATCGACACGGTCATGCCGGGATATACCCACATGCAGAAGGCCCAGCCCGTGCTTCTTTCACACTACCTGCTGGCCTACCGGGAAATGTTCGCCCGTGATGATGAACGGTTCCGGTCCTGCCTCGGGCGGGTCAATGTCATGCCCCTGGGGTCCGCGGCGCTCGCGGGAACAAGCATTCCCATCGATCGCCATTTCGTCGCCCAGCAGTTGGGGTTTCCCGCGATCACTGCAAACAGCATGGACGCCGTTTCAGACCGTGACGGTGCGGCGGAATTCCTCTTCGCCGCGGCGTTGACCATGACGCACCTGAGCCGGTTTTGCGAAGATCTGATATTCTGGTCCTCGGACCACGTGGGTTTCGTTGAAATGGCCGATTCCTATACTACCGGCAGCAGCATCATGCCCCAGAAAAAAAATCCCGATGTGGCGGAACTGGTTCGGGGAAAAACAGGACGCGTCGTGGGGAACCTGGTGGCACTGCTCACGGTCCTCAAAGGTCTGCCCATGACCTACAACCGTGACCTCCAGGAAGACAAGGAACCTCTCTTCGATACGGCGGACACCCTGAAGTCGTCGCTGGCGGTCTTCGAGGGTCTTCTGGCAACGCTGGTCTTCAGAAGAGACAGGATGTTCGAGGAGGCAGGGGGAGGGTACAGCACGGCTACCGACGTGGCCGAGTATCTCGTTACTCAGGGCGTCCCGTTCAGGAAGGCCCACAACATCGTGGGGAGACTTGTGGGATACTGTCTTGAAAACAAAAAAGAATTTCATGATCTGACCCTGGATGAAATCAGTATGTTCCATGATCCGGTGGATGATGCCATCCTTGGTTATTTTTCAGCCCGAAAGTCGCCCGACCGAAGGTCGACACCGGGGGGCACGGCCCGCGAAGCCGTGCTTCAGAGAATCAGGGAAATCGGTGAAGATAATGAGACATGA
- a CDS encoding acetylornithine transaminase, with protein sequence MNSKEWMEVADRCVMNTYARVPVVLVRGKGARLWDADGKEYLDFLAGISVCGLGHSHPAVSAAIARQAETLMHVSNIFHIEHQIRLARMLTELSFADKAFFCNSGAEANEAAIKLARRYSYEKTGGKRFEIITMINSFHGRTLATVAATGQERIRQGYDPLPAGFRHVAFNDAAALEAAISDETCAVMLEPIQAEGGIRVPAPGYLRQVRDICDSHGLLLIYDEVQVGMGRTGTLFAYEESGVEPDIMTLAKALGSGFPVGAMLARDEVASAFVPGSHASTFGGNPLAMAAALATLETMIAEGVVENARTVGDYFLDRLRQLAENHDIITGIRGRGLMVGLELSIEGAPCVMKALEQGLLMNCTAGTVLRFVPPLIITRSDVDEAVGILDSLLGQV encoded by the coding sequence ATGAACTCTAAGGAATGGATGGAAGTCGCCGACCGGTGCGTCATGAACACCTACGCCCGGGTCCCCGTGGTACTGGTGCGTGGAAAGGGCGCACGCCTCTGGGACGCGGACGGTAAGGAATATCTCGATTTTCTGGCGGGCATCTCCGTCTGCGGTCTTGGTCACTCCCATCCGGCGGTCTCGGCCGCCATAGCGCGGCAGGCGGAAACCCTGATGCACGTATCCAACATATTTCACATTGAACACCAGATCCGCCTGGCCAGGATGCTTACGGAGCTCTCCTTTGCCGACAAGGCCTTCTTCTGCAACAGCGGCGCCGAGGCGAACGAAGCGGCCATCAAGCTTGCCCGCAGGTATTCCTATGAAAAAACCGGAGGAAAGCGCTTCGAAATCATCACGATGATCAATTCCTTTCACGGCAGAACCCTGGCCACAGTTGCGGCTACGGGGCAGGAACGCATCCGGCAGGGCTATGACCCCCTTCCAGCCGGGTTCCGCCATGTTGCCTTTAATGACGCGGCGGCACTGGAGGCGGCCATTTCCGACGAGACCTGTGCAGTCATGCTGGAACCTATCCAGGCCGAAGGCGGCATTCGTGTCCCCGCCCCCGGCTACCTGCGACAGGTACGGGATATCTGCGACAGTCACGGCCTCCTTCTTATCTACGATGAGGTGCAGGTGGGCATGGGACGCACGGGGACCCTCTTCGCCTATGAGGAAAGCGGCGTCGAGCCGGACATCATGACCCTGGCGAAGGCGTTGGGAAGCGGGTTTCCCGTGGGGGCGATGCTTGCTCGCGACGAAGTAGCTTCAGCCTTTGTTCCCGGGAGCCACGCCTCCACCTTCGGCGGCAATCCCCTGGCCATGGCGGCGGCACTGGCAACACTGGAGACGATGATCGCGGAAGGTGTCGTGGAAAACGCCCGAACCGTGGGGGATTATTTTCTGGATCGCCTGCGGCAGCTGGCGGAGAACCATGACATTATCACGGGCATCAGGGGCCGGGGTCTCATGGTGGGGCTGGAGCTCTCAATCGAGGGCGCCCCCTGTGTCATGAAGGCCCTGGAGCAGGGACTCCTGATGAACTGCACGGCCGGCACGGTCCTCCGCTTCGTTCCGCCCCTGATCATAACCCGGAGTGATGTGGATGAAGCGGTGGGGATTCTCGACTCCCTGTTGGGGCAGGTATGA
- the hslU gene encoding ATP-dependent protease ATPase subunit HslU, protein MTSTRLTPREIVSELDKYIIGQHNAKRAVAIALRNRWRRQQVPEELRDEIAPKNIIMIGPTGVGKTEIARRLAKLDNSPFLKIEASKFTEVGYVGRDVESMIRDLVELSVNMVKSEEQENVKSKAMDIAEERILDILLPRKRSNSSTVPPGGPELIEMENPEGDADKGVFQYDSTREKLRRLLRQGHLDERVVDIEVREGRTGPMIEIFSSSGVEDMGLNIKEMFGNLFPQNKKKRKAKVSEALILLAEEEAQKLVDMDVVTRTAIERVEQSGIIFLDEIDKIVGSDAVQGPDVSREGVQRDLLPIVEGSTVNTKYGMVRTDHILFIAAGAFSFTKPSDLIPELQGRFPIRVELDSLGKDEFIRILTEPHNALVKQYVEMLATEGVELTFLGEAVAEIAEMAALVNERTENIGARRLYTIMETLLDDVSFNAPDLAEKILTITADYVSERLSGIIEDEDLSRYVL, encoded by the coding sequence ATGACATCAACCAGATTAACGCCCCGGGAGATAGTCTCGGAACTCGACAAGTACATCATCGGACAGCATAACGCCAAGAGGGCCGTCGCCATCGCGTTGCGCAACCGCTGGCGACGCCAGCAGGTTCCTGAAGAGTTGCGCGATGAGATTGCTCCCAAAAATATCATCATGATCGGTCCTACCGGTGTTGGAAAGACGGAAATTGCCCGAAGGCTGGCAAAACTGGACAATTCGCCCTTTCTCAAGATAGAGGCGTCAAAGTTCACCGAGGTCGGGTACGTGGGCCGGGACGTGGAATCCATGATTCGTGACCTGGTCGAACTGTCGGTCAATATGGTCAAATCGGAGGAGCAGGAAAATGTGAAGTCCAAGGCCATGGACATCGCGGAGGAGCGCATCCTCGACATTCTGCTGCCCCGCAAGCGTTCCAACAGCAGCACCGTTCCCCCGGGAGGCCCGGAGCTTATCGAAATGGAGAATCCTGAGGGAGACGCGGACAAAGGGGTATTTCAGTATGACAGCACCCGGGAGAAACTCCGCAGGCTCCTGCGGCAGGGCCATCTGGACGAACGGGTTGTCGATATTGAAGTACGTGAAGGCAGAACCGGACCCATGATCGAGATTTTTTCATCTTCCGGCGTGGAAGACATGGGACTTAATATCAAGGAAATGTTCGGCAACCTCTTTCCTCAAAACAAGAAAAAGCGGAAAGCAAAGGTTTCCGAGGCTCTCATCCTTCTCGCGGAGGAAGAGGCCCAGAAGCTGGTGGACATGGATGTGGTGACCCGCACTGCCATAGAACGGGTGGAACAGTCGGGTATTATTTTTCTTGATGAGATCGACAAGATCGTGGGGAGTGACGCCGTCCAGGGCCCCGATGTGTCCCGTGAGGGCGTTCAGCGCGACCTGCTCCCCATCGTTGAAGGATCCACTGTCAATACCAAGTACGGTATGGTCAGGACGGACCACATCCTCTTTATCGCCGCCGGCGCCTTCAGCTTCACAAAGCCCTCGGACCTGATCCCGGAGCTGCAGGGACGGTTTCCCATTCGGGTTGAACTGGATTCACTCGGTAAGGATGAGTTCATCAGGATACTGACAGAGCCCCATAACGCTCTGGTCAAGCAATACGTGGAAATGCTGGCGACAGAGGGAGTAGAATTGACGTTTCTGGGCGAGGCAGTTGCCGAGATCGCCGAAATGGCCGCCCTGGTCAACGAACGGACGGAAAATATCGGTGCCCGGCGGCTCTATACGATCATGGAAACGCTTCTGGACGATGTTTCCTTTAACGCGCCGGACCTGGCGGAAAAGATACTGACCATTACCGCCGACTATGTGAGCGAGCGGCTGTCGGGCATCATAGAGGACGAAGACCTGAGCAGATATGTACTGTAA
- the argF gene encoding ornithine carbamoyltransferase, with product MKRDFLTLYGMDRGEFDRIMEQSALLKSRLRAGLSHRPLEGKTLGMIFDKSSTRTRLSFEVGMFQLGGLATFLSRRDIQLGRGESVADTARIMSCYVDAVMIRTFDHEIVEEFARNSTIPVINGLTDLLHPCQIASDLFTIIEIFGSYEDVTVAYVGDGNNIANSWLNVAAILPFRLALACPEGYDPDPSIFKRARRESTRGVELYRSPREAVQGAQVVYTDVWTSMGQESEKKTRAEIFRPFQINKTILRNARRDAVVMHCLPANRGEEITDDVLDGKQSVVTVQAENRLHVQKAILEMLMGGEDH from the coding sequence ATGAAAAGAGATTTCCTTACACTTTACGGCATGGACAGGGGTGAGTTCGACAGAATCATGGAGCAGTCCGCCCTTCTGAAATCCCGGTTGCGGGCAGGCCTCAGCCACCGGCCCCTGGAGGGGAAGACACTGGGAATGATTTTCGACAAGTCGTCCACCCGTACACGCCTGTCTTTTGAAGTGGGAATGTTCCAGTTGGGAGGCCTGGCAACTTTCCTCAGCCGCAGAGACATACAACTCGGCCGGGGTGAGTCCGTGGCTGACACGGCGCGGATCATGTCCTGCTATGTTGACGCTGTGATGATCCGTACCTTTGATCATGAAATCGTGGAGGAATTCGCCCGCAACTCAACGATTCCCGTCATCAACGGGCTTACGGATCTGCTTCACCCCTGCCAGATCGCCAGCGATCTGTTCACGATCATCGAGATATTCGGCTCCTACGAAGATGTAACAGTGGCCTACGTAGGGGACGGCAACAACATTGCCAATTCCTGGCTTAACGTGGCGGCCATACTTCCCTTCCGGCTGGCCCTGGCCTGTCCCGAAGGCTACGATCCCGATCCTTCCATCTTCAAACGGGCGCGGCGGGAATCGACCCGGGGTGTAGAACTTTACCGGTCGCCCCGGGAGGCGGTTCAGGGTGCCCAGGTGGTCTATACCGACGTGTGGACGAGCATGGGACAGGAAAGCGAGAAAAAAACCAGGGCAGAGATCTTCCGGCCCTTTCAGATCAACAAAACAATTCTCAGGAACGCCCGCCGTGATGCCGTTGTCATGCACTGCCTGCCGGCGAATCGAGGTGAAGAAATCACCGATGACGTTCTCGACGGAAAGCAGTCGGTGGTGACCGTCCAGGCCGAAAACCGGCTTCACGTCCAGAAAGCGATCCTGGAAATGCTTATGGGAGGAGAAGACCATTGA
- the argB gene encoding acetylglutamate kinase has product MDTVVKSPAERADILLEVLPYIRRFYGKSIVIKYGGHAMVDEDLKKKFALDVVLLKYIGVNPVIVHGGGPQIGRVLKKFGIESKFVQGMRVTDRETMDIVEMVLAGKVNKEIVGLINHNGGKAVGLSGKDGNLIQAEKYCLSDEKAKDSPPEIIDIGLVGRVTDLNANLILSLVNGGFIPVIAPTGVGESGETYNINADVVAGEVAAAISAEKLVLLTDVPGVLDDDGELIPSLGEREAGDLILQGVISGGMYPKIKCCLKSLREGVGKAHIIDGRLSHAVLLEMFTDRGIGTEVIREGG; this is encoded by the coding sequence ATGGATACGGTAGTGAAAAGTCCCGCGGAGCGAGCAGACATCCTGCTCGAGGTGCTTCCCTACATCAGGCGCTTTTACGGGAAGAGCATCGTTATAAAATACGGCGGCCATGCCATGGTGGACGAAGATCTCAAAAAGAAATTCGCCCTCGACGTGGTACTGCTCAAATACATCGGTGTAAACCCCGTTATCGTACACGGAGGCGGCCCCCAGATCGGCCGGGTTCTCAAAAAGTTTGGCATAGAATCCAAATTCGTCCAGGGCATGCGCGTTACGGACCGTGAGACCATGGACATCGTGGAAATGGTCCTGGCGGGGAAGGTGAACAAGGAAATCGTGGGGCTCATCAATCACAACGGTGGAAAGGCCGTGGGTCTCAGCGGCAAGGACGGAAACCTCATACAGGCGGAAAAATATTGTCTCAGCGATGAAAAAGCCAAGGATTCTCCGCCGGAGATCATAGACATCGGTCTGGTGGGCCGGGTGACGGATCTCAACGCGAACCTTATCCTTTCCCTCGTCAACGGCGGCTTCATTCCCGTCATTGCCCCTACCGGGGTGGGTGAAAGCGGCGAGACTTACAATATCAACGCTGACGTGGTAGCCGGCGAGGTGGCTGCAGCCATCAGCGCTGAAAAACTGGTTCTTTTGACCGACGTGCCGGGCGTTCTCGACGATGACGGTGAACTGATACCGTCGTTGGGAGAACGGGAAGCCGGGGACCTGATTCTTCAGGGCGTCATAAGCGGCGGTATGTATCCCAAGATAAAGTGCTGCCTCAAATCTCTCCGGGAAGGTGTCGGCAAGGCCCACATCATCGACGGGCGCCTCAGCCACGCCGTTCTCCTGGAAATGTTTACCGACCGAGGCATTGGAACGGAAGTCATCAGGGAAGGAGGGTGA
- a CDS encoding bifunctional nuclease family protein, which produces MLVEMKVFGLAIDPVAGAPIVILKDRDGKRAVPIWIGIFEASAIATQLEKIDLSRPMTHDLLLNAITSLRARITRIVINDLKNNTFFATIHLEQNGAELLIDSRPSDAIAVALRASAPIFVDETVVEKSMDVHFTKQTGDLKKYTKEELREFLENLAPEDFGKYKM; this is translated from the coding sequence ATGCTTGTAGAAATGAAAGTCTTCGGGCTTGCCATCGATCCCGTAGCAGGAGCGCCCATCGTGATATTGAAAGACCGGGATGGAAAGCGTGCCGTGCCCATCTGGATAGGGATTTTCGAGGCAAGCGCCATTGCCACACAGCTGGAAAAAATAGATCTTTCCAGACCCATGACTCACGATCTGCTGCTCAATGCCATCACCTCGCTCAGAGCCAGGATCACCAGGATCGTGATCAACGACTTGAAAAATAACACCTTTTTTGCCACGATTCACCTGGAGCAGAATGGAGCTGAACTTCTCATCGATTCCAGGCCCAGCGACGCCATCGCAGTGGCTCTCAGGGCGTCGGCACCCATTTTTGTCGATGAAACGGTGGTCGAGAAATCGATGGATGTACACTTTACCAAGCAGACCGGCGATCTGAAGAAGTACACCAAGGAAGAACTGAGGGAGTTCCTGGAAAATCTGGCCCCGGAAGATTTCGGAAAATACAAGATGTAA
- a CDS encoding argininosuccinate synthase, protein MKDRVEKVVLAYSGGLDTSVIVRWLIDVFDCRVIAFAADLGQKEELRGLEKKALDTGASKIYIDDLQEEFVRDFVFPALRANAVYEGSYLLGTSLARPLIAKRQIEIAEKERADAVSHGSTGKGNDQVRFEMTYLALNPTIRIISPWKDDRWTLRSREAMMDYAGKHGIPVSITREKPYSEDRNLLHISHEGGILEDLWAEVPEEVFVLTTSPEKAPDKPVYVEIDFEGGNPVAVNGKKMSPAKLLDALNILAGANGVGRVDMVENRFVGMKSRGIYETPGGTVLWCAHRALESITMDREVMLIRDSLIPKYAQLVYNGFWYAPERELLQKLIDESQATVSGRVRIKLYKGNCTSVGLKSPHSLYSEAFATFEEDEVYDQKDATGFIRLNALRMRIRALNRKKRRP, encoded by the coding sequence TTGAAAGACAGGGTAGAAAAAGTAGTGCTTGCCTATTCGGGCGGCCTCGACACTTCCGTCATCGTACGGTGGCTTATAGACGTTTTTGATTGCCGGGTGATTGCCTTCGCGGCGGACCTGGGACAGAAGGAAGAGCTTCGGGGGCTCGAGAAAAAGGCCCTCGATACCGGGGCGAGCAAAATTTACATCGATGATCTTCAGGAAGAATTCGTCCGGGATTTCGTCTTCCCGGCCCTCCGTGCCAATGCCGTTTATGAAGGATCCTATCTGCTGGGAACGTCACTGGCGAGACCCCTCATAGCAAAACGGCAGATCGAAATCGCCGAAAAAGAGCGGGCCGATGCTGTAAGCCACGGTTCCACAGGAAAAGGAAATGACCAGGTCCGCTTCGAGATGACCTACCTGGCATTGAACCCGACCATCCGGATTATTTCCCCCTGGAAAGACGACCGGTGGACACTCCGTTCCCGGGAAGCCATGATGGACTATGCCGGGAAGCACGGGATTCCCGTAAGTATTACCCGGGAAAAGCCTTACAGCGAGGACCGCAACCTGCTCCACATTTCCCATGAGGGAGGAATCCTGGAAGATCTCTGGGCGGAAGTTCCCGAGGAGGTCTTCGTTCTCACCACGTCGCCGGAGAAAGCGCCGGACAAGCCCGTCTACGTGGAGATCGACTTCGAAGGGGGAAACCCCGTTGCCGTGAACGGGAAGAAGATGAGTCCGGCGAAGCTCCTCGACGCTTTGAACATCCTGGCCGGCGCCAACGGAGTGGGCCGGGTCGACATGGTGGAAAACCGCTTCGTGGGCATGAAGTCCCGGGGCATCTACGAGACTCCCGGAGGAACAGTCCTCTGGTGCGCGCACCGTGCCCTGGAGTCCATTACAATGGACCGTGAGGTGATGCTTATCCGTGATTCGCTCATTCCCAAATACGCCCAGCTGGTATACAACGGCTTCTGGTACGCCCCTGAAAGGGAGCTGTTGCAGAAACTTATAGATGAATCGCAGGCAACCGTATCGGGACGGGTTCGAATCAAGCTCTACAAAGGCAACTGCACCTCCGTGGGACTTAAGTCTCCCCACTCCCTTTACAGTGAAGCCTTTGCCACCTTCGAGGAAGACGAAGTATACGACCAGAAAGACGCCACGGGATTCATCCGGCTGAACGCCCTGCGAATGCGGATCAGGGCACTCAACAGAAAAAAACGGCGCCCATGA
- the hslV gene encoding ATP-dependent protease subunit HslV, with product MRIRGTTILAVRHRGKVVVAGDGQVTLDTTILKHGARKVRRLFDDKVIVGFAGATADAFTLFDRFDQKLEQYNGNLLRSAVELTKDWRTDRALRHLEALMIAVNRDNALLISGTGDVVESDDNILGIGSGGPYAIAAARAMVRHGDLDAATIAREAMKIAAELCIYTNDSILIEELSVNDEDEQTS from the coding sequence ATGCGGATTCGGGGCACTACTATCCTTGCAGTGAGGCACCGGGGTAAAGTCGTAGTGGCCGGCGACGGCCAGGTTACCCTTGATACAACCATTCTGAAACACGGCGCGAGAAAAGTGAGGAGACTCTTTGACGACAAGGTGATAGTAGGCTTTGCCGGCGCCACGGCCGATGCCTTTACCCTCTTTGACCGGTTCGACCAGAAGCTGGAGCAGTACAACGGAAATCTGCTCCGGTCTGCAGTGGAACTGACCAAGGATTGGAGGACGGACCGGGCCCTGCGTCACCTCGAAGCCCTCATGATTGCCGTGAATCGCGACAACGCGCTTCTGATCTCCGGCACCGGGGACGTTGTTGAGTCCGATGACAATATCCTCGGCATCGGATCGGGCGGGCCCTATGCCATTGCCGCGGCTCGCGCCATGGTGCGCCACGGTGATCTGGATGCCGCCACGATTGCCCGGGAGGCCATGAAAATAGCGGCGGAACTGTGCATTTACACCAACGATTCCATTCTCATCGAGGAACTGTCCGTCAATGATGAAGATGAACAGACATCATGA
- a CDS encoding tyrosine recombinase XerC yields MEHSINNFARYLGTEKNLSIHTQRNYLADIRQFQAFALKRGITAVDEIGRDVIGAFMTGLYMKKVKKVTISRKLSSLRSFFRYLMREGRIGFNPAQLVQTPKAEKHLPAYLSVDEVFSLLDQQIVGVPAFPRDRAILETLYSTGMRVGELADLNVGDADLESSLVKVRGKGKKERIVPLGRKAVQALGAYLDERFSARTDREAPLFVNARNGRLTTRSIARVVDAYVKAVGIRKKISPHALRHSFATHMMDAGSDLRSIQELLGHESLSTTQKYTAMSMAKLIEVYDKSHPRARKER; encoded by the coding sequence GTGGAACATTCAATAAACAACTTCGCGCGTTATCTGGGAACGGAAAAGAATCTTTCCATCCACACCCAGCGCAACTACCTGGCCGACATAAGGCAATTCCAGGCCTTCGCGCTTAAGCGCGGAATCACCGCCGTTGATGAGATCGGACGGGACGTCATCGGGGCCTTCATGACCGGCCTGTATATGAAAAAGGTGAAAAAAGTCACCATATCCCGGAAACTTTCCAGTCTGAGATCCTTTTTCAGATATCTCATGCGGGAAGGGAGGATCGGATTCAACCCGGCCCAGTTGGTTCAGACGCCGAAGGCCGAAAAACACCTCCCGGCATACCTGTCCGTTGACGAGGTTTTCAGCCTGCTGGATCAGCAGATTGTCGGTGTTCCTGCGTTTCCGCGGGATCGGGCGATATTGGAAACACTGTATTCAACGGGTATGCGCGTGGGGGAACTGGCTGACCTCAACGTGGGTGACGCCGACCTTGAGTCGTCGCTGGTAAAAGTGCGGGGCAAGGGGAAGAAGGAGCGCATCGTGCCCCTTGGACGGAAAGCTGTTCAGGCTCTCGGCGCTTACCTCGACGAACGCTTTTCCGCGCGTACCGATCGGGAAGCACCGCTCTTTGTCAACGCCCGGAATGGACGGCTTACGACCAGGAGCATTGCTCGGGTTGTCGACGCGTACGTGAAGGCCGTCGGGATCAGAAAGAAGATCAGTCCTCATGCGCTGCGCCACAGCTTTGCGACCCACATGATGGACGCCGGAAGTGATTTGCGTTCGATCCAGGAGCTTCTGGGCCATGAGAGTCTTTCCACGACACAGAAATATACAGCCATGAGCATGGCGAAACTAATTGAAGTCTATGACAAGAGCCACCCGCGGGCTCGAAAGGAACGATGA